GGAACTTCTCGCCAGACGACCGTCCACCAGTTCGCTTCATGGAAACCGACGACCTTGCCTTTGTCGCGACCCGTGCCCGTGAGGTGCATGACTTCTGGCACGTGCTGTTCGGCCTCCCGACCAACCTGATCGGTGAGACTGCTCTCAAGGTGATCGAGTTCGAGCAGATGTTCCTCCCGATGTGCATGCTCTCTGTCGTCGGGGGCTCCGCGAGGTTCAGCGAGAAGCAGAGGAGGCTGTTCTTCCAGCACTATCTCCCATGGGCGACCAAGGCAGGTGTCAAGGCTACTGATCTGATGTCCGTGTACTATGAGAAGCACTTCCATGAAGATCTGGAGGAGGTGAGGAGGAACTGGGGGATCGTGCCATGCCCGGATCCCAAGGTGACGAGCAGTGCTTAGACTTTAGGCCAGTGCATTTTTGCATAAAAACGTCTGTATCTTTGGTTTCTCAGCCTTGCTTGTTGTCAGTTTCTCTTTGTTAACAAGTAAATAGGGTATGGTAGCTGTTGGATGTTGCTTCGTAAGGTAATATGCAATGTTGACCACAAACTACTTGTATGGTATATCTTCTCGGTTTGCTCGAACGACTTATAATATTCTATATTGTAATTTTGAATCAGTGTATTACACTTCTGATCGCGGAATCTCGGTGTCAATTAAAATGGCTGAATCTCAGATACACCAGAGTCATACTTCAGCTTGAAACAAGGAGAAAGATGTTGTTTGCAAATAGGAAAACAAATATATATTACACCAAAAATAAAATTGCTCATCCCACTTTCTTCAAAACAACAAGTCTTCATGAACATTGCATGATCTGGCAAGCGTGGCATTGAGGAAAAAAGAAATGCCGTTAAAACCTTGCTCAAACTCAGGTAGCGCGCCAAATTTACAGAAAACCCATGCGGAGGACGCACACAGCTCCCCCTCAAAGAATCAACAACCTATTGTTGTTACATATGCATCAACCCCAGAAGAGCGCAATGCAATAATTACAGGGCTCAAAACTTACAACACAACACATCAGAATATGGACAGCTCAATGAGGGAGTATAACTTATGCGGCGGCTGTGGTGCACAGCACACACCGCATTCTAGACTCGCCCGAGGGGGAACCGTCGTCGTCCTCCGACCCATCGTCGCTGTCCCGGGCGTTGCTGTTTGATTTCATCGAGTCCAGTCCGCCTTCGAGGCAAGACTGGTGATACGCATGGCAGCAATAGAACACGATGAATGACATGTCCTGGATGGACAAAGGGTCGAAGCACAGGCAGCATCGAGCACCACATCTCGTTCTGGATTTCATCTCTAGATTACGTAAAGTCGATGATCTGTCGCCTGTTCGCGAAGATCCTTCATTGACTCTGGCTCCTTGTGCCTCCTCGTCCATGCTTGCCATGCAGACCCCACGCCGAGCCTCATGGTAGTATTTGACCAAAAGATTAACACAATCGGCCTACAGAAGGCAGAGTCAGCGAACATGTAAGATGGATGACAGATACACCAGGATAGTGAAATGGAGATGGCTGACCTTTAGTATATCGTTGCATCCATGTCGCAGTGAAGTTTCTGTTCGATAGTCTGTCACAATCTTCACAAGGCGATCCCGCAATCTGTCAAAGCGTGAATAATCAGTAAATACTTTAACCAGGAATGGAATGGGTTAAGAGGTGCCTTTGTCAGTTTTTCACAAATTGTTGGTGAATTATGACGAAAGAAATTGGTTTTGTAAGGTTTTTGTCATGTATATAATATTTCCTAGGATCAATCTTGTGATCTTTGGGCGAAATGGACTTCCAGGGAAACATACTTGGGTATTTCTAGCCCATCTGGAACCAAACTGACAATGTACAGAGGGTCAAGATTGCCGACAGTATGTTCCAACAGCATCCCAACCTGCTCAACAGTCACAACAAAAAATGTAAGACATATAATATAATGGTATCAATCTCATGACGAGTAAGCAGACATCTCATTCGATTACCATTTCAGGCTTTTGGAGGCACTGTCTTATCAGTTCGTCCCATAATTCATCATCATGTTGCTCCGTAACAAATTCAACGGCCTGCATACAGTTCAAAAATTATGTTATTCTAATCCAAACCCATAGACTCAAGTTGGGTAACACAGCATAAGATATCATAAGAAAATGAGGAGAGCCAGGTTAGGACCTCCTGTATGTCTTCCAGTTTGTTTATAATTGTAGAAAGCGCTTCCTTAGCATTTCCCATACGACCAAGAACAAAAACTTGCTCCTTGACAAATTCTTTTTGTGCAAATATTTCATATGCCTGAAATACCACACGCCATTGTTAACTATAATGAATGAATAACTTTTTTTAAAAGTATTAGGACTAGGACCTTGTCAAGCCTGTAATGCTGGCTGGTACGAAGGAAGGGTAGCAACATCCTTGGCTCATAATCCGCATAAAGCTCCAGCTACAAAACAGATAGTTTGGAGTTACTAGTTTGTGTCAAAGCACGAGATAAGGGGGTACAGAAATAGGGGAAACGGGAAGAATGAGCGGGCAGACAATATATAGGGATAGTATGTCCAATGAGAATCCACATACCTGCATATCATGGTAATCTTTTCCAGCATGTATGTCTACCTCAAACAAAGCATGCAAATACTGATGCAACAGATATTTTCTGTCGCAACTTTTACTCGCATGCAACA
The window above is part of the Triticum aestivum cultivar Chinese Spring chromosome 2A, IWGSC CS RefSeq v2.1, whole genome shotgun sequence genome. Proteins encoded here:
- the LOC123191007 gene encoding ubiquinone biosynthesis protein COQ4 homolog, mitochondrial, with the protein product MLAARVNLKGWQQAAVAVGSAFGALLDPKRADLIAALGETTGKPAFERVLQRMKNSAEGREILFERPRVISTRVSHAWDMPENTFGAAYAQFMGSRNFSPDDRPPVRFMETDDLAFVATRAREVHDFWHVLFGLPTNLIGETALKVIEFEQMFLPMCMLSVVGGSARFSEKQRRLFFQHYLPWATKAGVKATDLMSVYYEKHFHEDLEEVRRNWGIVPCPDPKVTSSA